A part of Rhinatrema bivittatum chromosome 16, aRhiBiv1.1, whole genome shotgun sequence genomic DNA contains:
- the TTC5 gene encoding tetratricopeptide repeat protein 5 isoform X1 — translation MAAESEAEVTRRLQELVAGLYRFRDTYFETHSVEQAARKPRDVVEEMERTLRELEGAEGCAKHRAPYLMLKGKTLNVTADYSPQAEEALSRAVKLDPELVEGWNQLGEVYWKKGDVGAARTCFSGALNHCRNKVSLRNLSMVLRQLPCQDPEERARNVADSVAHAKEAVQMDVQDGASWYILGNAFLSLFFNSGQSPRISQQALSAYARAEKADCTAACNPDLHLNRATLYKYEESYQEALEGFSRAKLLDPAWPEPKLREQQLLDFLERLTGHLDNKGKVKAKKLQSMLGSLRPSLLGPCGDGRYQGTSGQKVTLEQRPLSALKPGVNTGVVVLGRVVFSLTTEEKVPFTFGLVDSEGCCLAVMVYNMVESWGVLIGDSVAVPEPQLKQQEIRREKTFSFRSLRVESPLLLVVNGKAQGPGCQASATVVYSPQSE, via the exons ATGGCTGCTGAATCCGAGGCGGAGGTTACCCGGAGGCTGCAG GAGCTGGTGGCGGGGCTGTACCGATTCCGGGACACCTACTTTGAAACGCACAGCGTGGAGCAGGCGGCGAGGAAACCGCGGGACgtggtggaggagatggagaggacgCTGAGGGAGCTGGAGGGGGCCGAAG GTTGCGCGAAGCACAGGGCCCCCTACCTGATGCTGAAGGGGAAGACGCTGAACGTGACAGCGGACTACAGCCCCCAGGCGGAGGAGGCCCTCTCCAGGGCCGTCAAGCTGGACCCGGAGCTGGTGGAGGGCTGGAACCAGCTGGGGGAGGTGTACTGGAAGAAAGGTGACGTTGGGGCAGCCCGGACCTGCTTCTCAGGAGCGCTCAACCAC TGCAGGAACAAGGTGTCTCTCCGGAACCTCTCCATGGTGCTGCGCCAGCTGCCCTGCCAGGACCCCGAGGAGCGCGCCCGGAACGTGGCCGACAGCGTCGCGCACGCCAAGGAGGCCGTGCAGATGGACGTGCAGGACGGCGCCTCCTGGT ataTTTTGGGGAACGCCTTCCTCTCGCTGTTCTTCAACAGCGGACAGAGCCCTCGGATCTCCCAGCAGGCGCTGAGCGCCTACGCCCGGGCG GAGAAAGCAGACTGTACCGCAGCTTGTAACCCGGACCTGCACCTCAACAGAGCCACG CTGTATAAATACGAGGAGAGTTATCAGGAAGCACTGGAGGGCTTCTCACGAGCGAAACTGCTGGATCCTGCATGGCCAGAGCCAAAGCTTCGAGAGCAGCAGCTACTGGACTTTTTGGAGAGGCTGACGGGGCATCTAGATAACAAG GGAAAAGTGAAGGCCAAGAAACTGCAGAGCATGCTGGGAAGCCTGCGGCCCTCTCTGCTAGGCCCCTGCGGAGATGGGCGATACCAGGGCACCTCGGGTCAGAAGGTCACCCTGGAGCAGAGGCCGCTGAGCGCCCTGAAGCCTGGGGTTAACACGGGCGTAGTGGTGCTGGGCCGGGTCGTCTTCAGCCTCACGACAGAAGAGAAAGTGCCATT CACCTTTGGCCTGGTGGACTCGGAGGGCTGCTGTTTGGCTGTGATGGTTTATAACATGGTGGAGAGCTGGGGAGTTCTCATCGGGGACTCTGTGGCTGTCCCCGAGCCTCAGCTCAAGCAGCAAGAGATCCGCAGAGAAAAG acCTTCTCCTTCCGTAGCCTGCGAGTGGAGAGCCCCCTCCTGCTCGTGGTGAACGGCAAAGCTCAGGGCCCTGGGTGCCAGGCCTCCGCCACAGTGGTGTACAGCCCGCAGAGCGAATGA
- the TTC5 gene encoding tetratricopeptide repeat protein 5 isoform X2: MAAESEAEVTRRLQELVAGLYRFRDTYFETHSVEQAARKPRDVVEEMERTLRELEGAEGCAKHRAPYLMLKGKTLNVTADYSPQAEEALSRAVKLDPELVEGWNQLGEVYWKKGDVGAARTCFSGALNHCRNKVSLRNLSMVLRQLPCQDPEERARNVADSVAHAKEAVQMDVQDGASWYILGNAFLSLFFNSGQSPRISQQALSAYARAEKADCTAACNPDLHLNRATLYKYEESYQEALEGFSRAKLLDPAWPEPKLREQQLLDFLERLTGHLDNKGKVKAKKLQSMLGSLRPSLLGPCGDGRYQGTSGQKVTLEQRPLSALKPGVNTGVVVLGRVVFSLTTEEKVPL, translated from the exons ATGGCTGCTGAATCCGAGGCGGAGGTTACCCGGAGGCTGCAG GAGCTGGTGGCGGGGCTGTACCGATTCCGGGACACCTACTTTGAAACGCACAGCGTGGAGCAGGCGGCGAGGAAACCGCGGGACgtggtggaggagatggagaggacgCTGAGGGAGCTGGAGGGGGCCGAAG GTTGCGCGAAGCACAGGGCCCCCTACCTGATGCTGAAGGGGAAGACGCTGAACGTGACAGCGGACTACAGCCCCCAGGCGGAGGAGGCCCTCTCCAGGGCCGTCAAGCTGGACCCGGAGCTGGTGGAGGGCTGGAACCAGCTGGGGGAGGTGTACTGGAAGAAAGGTGACGTTGGGGCAGCCCGGACCTGCTTCTCAGGAGCGCTCAACCAC TGCAGGAACAAGGTGTCTCTCCGGAACCTCTCCATGGTGCTGCGCCAGCTGCCCTGCCAGGACCCCGAGGAGCGCGCCCGGAACGTGGCCGACAGCGTCGCGCACGCCAAGGAGGCCGTGCAGATGGACGTGCAGGACGGCGCCTCCTGGT ataTTTTGGGGAACGCCTTCCTCTCGCTGTTCTTCAACAGCGGACAGAGCCCTCGGATCTCCCAGCAGGCGCTGAGCGCCTACGCCCGGGCG GAGAAAGCAGACTGTACCGCAGCTTGTAACCCGGACCTGCACCTCAACAGAGCCACG CTGTATAAATACGAGGAGAGTTATCAGGAAGCACTGGAGGGCTTCTCACGAGCGAAACTGCTGGATCCTGCATGGCCAGAGCCAAAGCTTCGAGAGCAGCAGCTACTGGACTTTTTGGAGAGGCTGACGGGGCATCTAGATAACAAG GGAAAAGTGAAGGCCAAGAAACTGCAGAGCATGCTGGGAAGCCTGCGGCCCTCTCTGCTAGGCCCCTGCGGAGATGGGCGATACCAGGGCACCTCGGGTCAGAAGGTCACCCTGGAGCAGAGGCCGCTGAGCGCCCTGAAGCCTGGGGTTAACACGGGCGTAGTGGTGCTGGGCCGGGTCGTCTTCAGCCTCACGACAGAAGAGAAAGTGCCATTGTGA
- the LOC115078567 gene encoding olfactory receptor 1052-like, translating into MDIAKRNETLLKEFILLDFVRSLEEKTLLFLLFFLVYVVTLTGNLIIITAVGLDPRLHTPMYFFLCQLSCLDICYSSVTVPKILQNLSSTQKTISVAGCITQMYFFLSFATTEFLLLTVMAYDRYVAVCNPLRYHLVMNLKFCVRLSIGPWLGGFLNSLVHAVGMSKIIFCGPGFINQYFCDLPPLLALSCVDTLANVLTLFMASGVLGLGSFLITLISYVFIVGAILRIHSAEGKRKTFSSCGSHLTVVCLSYGTAFFTYLRPTSSYSQEKDRLIPLLYGVGMPMVNPLIYSLRNRDVKQALKGISRTVRLLIKNAFPH; encoded by the coding sequence ATGGACATAGCGAAGAGGAACGAAACCTTGCTGAAAGAGTTCATTCTCCTGGATTTTGTGCGATCTCTGGAAGAGAagaccctcctcttcctccttttcttcctcgTTTATGTGGTGACCCTAACAGGGAACCTGATCATCATCACGGCGGTTGGTTTGGACCCTCGCCTCCACACCCCTATGTATTTCTTTCTCTGCCAGCTCTCCTGCCTGGATATCTGCTACTCTTCTGTCACCGTGCCCAAGATCCTCCAGAATCTTTCCTCCACCCAAAAGACCATCTCTGTGGCCGGCTGTATCACCCAGATgtacttctttctctcttttgccACTACAGAATTTCTCTTGTTGACTGTCATGGCATATGACCGCTATGTAGCAGTGTGCAACCCGCTGCGCTATCACCTCGTGATGAACCTGAAGTTCTGCGTGCGGCTCTCCATTGGGCCATGGCTGGGTGGCTTTCTCAACTCCCTTGTGCATGCTGTGGGCATGTCGAAGATCATTTTCTGTGGCCCTGGCTTCATCAACCAGTATTTCTGTGACCTTCCTCCGCTGCTGGCATTATCCTGTGTGGACACCTTAGCCAATGTGCTGACACTCTTCATGGCCAGTGGTGTCCTGGGCCTGGGCTCCTTCTTGATCACTCTCATCTCCTACGTCTTCATCGTTGGTGCCATCTTGAGAATCCACTCAGCAGAGGGGAAGCGGAAAACCTTCTCCTCCTGTGGGTCCCACCTCACTGTTGTCTGCCTCTCCTATGGCACTGCCTTCTTCACCTACCTCCGTCCCACCTCCAGTTACTCTCAGGAGAAGGACCGCCTGATCCCCCTGCTCTATGGGGTGGGGATGCCCATGGTGAATCCTCTAATCTACAGCCTGAGGAACAGGGATGTGAAGCAGGCATTGAAAGGCATAAGCAGGACAGTCAGACTATTGATAAAGAATGCATTTCCCCATTAA